The following are from one region of the Nocardioides marmotae genome:
- a CDS encoding DUF1116 domain-containing protein produces MNQPAPSQPPAAVAAVGADMFAAAVEAQAVPVERVDWKPPMDGTVDDLATVAADPLRRDANARAVKQMLDVQAMLVGVAPASELLGLEKGQFLHAGPPIEWARTAGPLRGALMGAAAFEGLVEDPEDAVALFEAGTEVALEPCHHRGAVGPMAGVVSPSMWMFVLEDPATGRRTYCSLNEGLGKVLRYGAYSPEVLQRLRWMRDSLGPLLAEAVTAAGPIDATAILGQMLQMGDEAHNRNRAGTLMLLRDLAPHLVRSSRPAEEVAEALAFVGGNDHFFLNVAMPACKLALDAARDIEGSTMVVAMARNGTDFGIQVSGTGDQWFTGPAQLADGLFLGDYGPEDANPDIGDSAITETAGIGGFAMAAAPAIVRFVGGTVPDALATSRRMREITIGENDRWPIPVLDFAGAATGIDVSAVCRTGILPQINTGMAGRVAGVGQVGAGLVTPPASIFPAALAALAERTRARAEA; encoded by the coding sequence GTGAACCAGCCCGCCCCCAGCCAGCCCCCCGCCGCCGTCGCCGCGGTCGGCGCCGACATGTTCGCCGCCGCCGTCGAGGCCCAGGCCGTCCCGGTCGAGCGCGTCGACTGGAAGCCGCCCATGGACGGCACCGTCGACGACCTCGCCACCGTCGCCGCCGACCCGCTGCGCCGCGACGCCAACGCGCGCGCGGTCAAGCAGATGCTCGACGTCCAGGCGATGCTCGTCGGCGTCGCCCCCGCCTCGGAGCTGCTCGGCCTGGAGAAGGGCCAGTTCCTCCACGCCGGCCCGCCGATCGAGTGGGCCCGCACCGCCGGCCCGCTGCGCGGCGCGCTCATGGGCGCGGCCGCCTTCGAGGGTCTCGTCGAGGACCCCGAGGACGCCGTCGCGCTCTTCGAGGCCGGCACCGAGGTCGCCCTCGAGCCCTGCCACCACCGGGGCGCGGTCGGCCCGATGGCCGGCGTCGTCTCGCCGTCGATGTGGATGTTCGTGCTGGAGGACCCCGCCACCGGGCGCCGCACCTACTGCTCGCTCAACGAGGGCCTCGGCAAGGTGCTCCGCTACGGCGCCTACTCCCCCGAGGTGCTCCAGCGCCTGCGCTGGATGCGCGACTCGCTCGGCCCGCTGCTCGCCGAGGCCGTCACCGCCGCCGGGCCGATCGACGCGACCGCGATCCTCGGCCAGATGCTCCAGATGGGCGACGAGGCGCACAACCGCAACCGCGCCGGCACGCTCATGCTGCTGCGCGACCTCGCCCCGCACCTGGTCCGCTCCTCCCGGCCCGCCGAGGAGGTTGCCGAGGCGCTCGCGTTCGTCGGCGGCAACGACCACTTCTTCCTCAACGTCGCGATGCCGGCCTGCAAGCTCGCCCTCGACGCCGCCCGCGACATCGAGGGCAGCACGATGGTCGTCGCGATGGCCCGCAACGGCACCGACTTCGGCATCCAGGTCTCCGGCACCGGCGACCAGTGGTTCACCGGACCGGCGCAGCTGGCCGACGGCCTGTTCCTCGGCGACTACGGCCCCGAGGACGCCAACCCCGACATCGGCGACTCCGCGATCACCGAGACCGCCGGCATCGGCGGCTTCGCGATGGCCGCCGCCCCGGCGATCGTCCGGTTCGTCGGCGGCACCGTGCCCGACGCGCTGGCCACCAGCCGCCGGATGCGCGAGATCACCATCGGCGAGAACGACCGCTGGCCGATCCCGGTCCTCGACTTCGCCGGCGCCGCCACCGGCATCGATGTCTCCGCGGTCTGCCGCACCGGCATCCTGCCGCAGATCAACACCGGCATGGCCGGCCGGGTCGCCGGCGTCGGCCAGGTCGGCGCCGGGCTGGTCACCCCGCCCGCGTCGATCTTCCCCGCGGCCCTCGCCGCGCTGGCCGAGCGCACCCGGGCCCGCGCCGAGGCCTGA
- a CDS encoding FdrA family protein: MTVEHVEIRAGAYADSVALLQVSRDVAATPGVVAAQVAMATELNLEVLAGMGFTLPPASPNDMVVALRVEDDGVVPAALAAVDAALAAARKGAAGGGDTTLAAPRTTGSALRRAGGGLALVSVPGASALVEAMDALDAGSDVMVFSDNVPVEQELALKRIARDRGLLVMGPDCGTAVVGGVGLGFANTTAPGRVGIVAASGTGCQQVLALLDHAGVGVSAALGVGGRDLSAAIGGISTMTALDRLDADPTIEQVIVVSKPPAAEVAAAVEEYAAGLGTPVRFALLGAGQPDITTQVESLLADLGVAVPEWPTWGSPAQAVGGSALRGLFVGGTLCDEAMLIAAESLGGIRSNIPLSPELALGPDLTAPGHLMIDFGDDGLTRGRAHPMIDPTLRLDQLTKVAQDPDTAVVLLDVVLGHGAQDDPAADLAPAIAAARAVRDVPVVVACVGTSADPQGLQRQAEALAAAGAEVHLSNAAATRRALALVPGGTL; encoded by the coding sequence ATGACAGTCGAGCACGTCGAGATCCGCGCCGGCGCGTACGCCGACAGCGTCGCCCTGCTGCAGGTCAGCCGCGACGTCGCCGCCACGCCGGGCGTCGTCGCCGCCCAGGTGGCCATGGCGACCGAGCTCAACCTCGAGGTCCTGGCCGGCATGGGCTTCACGCTGCCGCCGGCCTCCCCCAACGACATGGTCGTTGCGCTGCGCGTCGAGGACGACGGCGTCGTCCCGGCCGCGCTGGCCGCCGTCGACGCCGCCCTGGCCGCGGCCCGCAAGGGCGCCGCGGGCGGGGGCGACACGACCCTCGCCGCCCCGCGCACCACCGGCTCGGCGCTGCGCCGCGCCGGGGGCGGGCTCGCGCTCGTCTCGGTGCCGGGCGCCTCGGCGCTGGTCGAGGCGATGGACGCCCTCGACGCCGGCTCCGACGTGATGGTCTTCAGCGACAACGTGCCGGTCGAGCAGGAGCTCGCCCTGAAGCGGATCGCCCGCGACCGCGGCCTGCTGGTCATGGGCCCCGACTGCGGCACCGCCGTCGTCGGCGGCGTGGGCCTCGGCTTCGCCAACACCACCGCGCCGGGCCGCGTCGGCATCGTCGCCGCCTCCGGCACCGGCTGCCAGCAGGTCCTCGCGCTGCTCGACCACGCCGGCGTCGGCGTCTCCGCCGCGCTCGGCGTCGGCGGCCGCGACCTGTCCGCGGCCATCGGCGGCATCTCCACGATGACCGCCCTGGACCGCCTCGACGCCGACCCGACCATCGAGCAGGTCATCGTCGTCTCCAAGCCGCCGGCCGCCGAGGTCGCCGCCGCGGTGGAGGAGTACGCCGCCGGACTGGGCACGCCGGTCCGCTTCGCGCTGCTCGGCGCCGGCCAGCCCGACATCACCACCCAGGTCGAGAGCCTGCTGGCCGACCTCGGAGTGGCCGTCCCGGAGTGGCCGACCTGGGGCTCGCCCGCGCAGGCCGTCGGCGGCTCCGCGCTGCGCGGCCTCTTCGTCGGCGGCACGCTCTGCGACGAGGCGATGCTCATCGCGGCGGAGTCGCTCGGCGGCATCCGCAGCAACATCCCGCTCTCCCCCGAGCTCGCCCTCGGGCCGGACCTCACCGCGCCGGGCCACCTCATGATCGACTTCGGCGACGACGGCCTCACCCGCGGCCGCGCGCACCCGATGATCGACCCGACGCTGCGCCTCGACCAGCTCACCAAGGTCGCGCAGGACCCCGACACCGCCGTGGTGCTGCTCGACGTCGTCCTCGGCCACGGCGCCCAGGACGACCCGGCCGCCGATCTCGCGCCGGCGATCGCCGCGGCGCGAGCGGTACGCGACGTACCCGTCGTGGTCGCGTGCGTCGGCACCTCGGCCGACCCCCAGGGCCTCCAGCGCCAGGCCGAGGCGCTCGCCGCCGCCGGCGCCGAGGTCCACCTGTCCAACGCCGCCGCCACCCGCCGCGCGCTCGCTCTCGTCCCCGGAGGCACCCTGTGA
- a CDS encoding DUF2877 domain-containing protein, translated as MPPPRSTRTRVAGAGTAALRRRLQEEPGTGEVVHSGASAIYVLLRHEAGDRVVGVAAHGAVHVPATIATALASLPDVPVGTPATVVDGVLHVGHLAVAVDRLVPTDLPALPPEAADRLAAATPDLTPVRDQLPAAALDALAAGDGDAVEALLGRGDGLTPVGDDVVAGWLVAARAADRPRGAVAAGVRRWAHRTTTLSATLLVDAIEGGCIPEFRSLLLALATGRDVDGAVARLTAVGHTSGAGMLLGAGLALRP; from the coding sequence GTGCCACCTCCGCGCTCGACCCGGACCCGCGTCGCGGGAGCCGGGACCGCCGCCCTCCGGCGACGGTTGCAGGAGGAGCCGGGCACCGGCGAGGTCGTCCACTCCGGGGCCTCCGCGATCTACGTCCTGCTGCGGCACGAGGCCGGCGACCGGGTCGTCGGCGTCGCCGCCCACGGCGCCGTGCACGTGCCGGCCACCATCGCCACCGCCCTGGCCAGCCTGCCCGACGTCCCGGTCGGCACCCCGGCCACGGTCGTCGACGGCGTCCTCCACGTCGGGCACCTCGCCGTCGCGGTCGACCGGCTCGTCCCCACCGACCTCCCCGCCCTCCCGCCGGAGGCCGCCGACCGACTCGCTGCGGCGACCCCCGACCTGACCCCCGTCCGCGACCAGCTCCCCGCGGCGGCGCTCGACGCGCTGGCCGCCGGCGACGGCGACGCCGTCGAGGCCCTCCTCGGCCGCGGCGACGGGCTGACCCCGGTCGGCGACGACGTCGTGGCCGGCTGGCTCGTGGCCGCCCGCGCCGCCGACCGCCCCCGCGGCGCGGTCGCCGCCGGCGTACGTCGCTGGGCGCACCGCACCACCACGCTCTCCGCGACCCTCCTGGTCGACGCGATCGAGGGCGGGTGCATCCCGGAGTTCCGCTCGCTGCTGCTGGCCCTCGCCACCGGCCGCGACGTCGACGGCGCGGTCGCCCGGCTCACCGCCGTCGGCCACACCTCCGGCGCGGGGATGCTCCTCGGCGCCGGCCTCGCGCTCCGCCCCTGA
- a CDS encoding PucR family transcriptional regulator, translating into MSSPTPSPEPSVEPLDVDELAEGLAQQVLANADLGAIVDAIGASLRVDVAVTTTDGRERVTRLRDAVRGALEAGDLVDPTGRLRVERLDAEDTVLAGGSRVHRLQVATPAQPLGHLVVVADRALTDLERVALRRAVTAVALSISRQQAVSAVENKYRGDFLRDVLLGRAGSEEFVREHVAGFGWDLGGPSIVLVAQLDPPPAGEPSGTVEEQRLWQERFADAWRQVLGGVSRAVPVADFGSEVVTVLPAEGSVPGSDPVLRLVRTVAGDKGGGRRPFSVGVGRLARDVRSLPESYAQAYRAVAVGRRVRGGGTTTWFDELGLHRLIAMVPDDMELRAFATDVLGELAGQTEEAAALRETLQVLLSTNFNVAEAARLQFFHYNTIRYRVTKLERLLGPITSDHNLRLDVAVALKVLEVVGG; encoded by the coding sequence GTGTCGTCGCCCACGCCGTCGCCCGAGCCGTCGGTCGAGCCCCTCGACGTCGACGAGCTGGCCGAGGGCCTCGCCCAGCAGGTGCTCGCGAACGCCGACCTCGGCGCGATCGTCGACGCCATCGGCGCCTCCCTGCGCGTGGACGTCGCGGTCACCACCACCGACGGCCGGGAGCGGGTGACCCGCCTGCGCGATGCCGTGCGCGGCGCGCTCGAGGCCGGCGACCTGGTCGACCCCACCGGCCGGCTGCGCGTGGAGCGGCTCGACGCCGAGGACACCGTCCTGGCCGGCGGGTCGCGGGTGCACCGCCTCCAGGTCGCCACGCCCGCCCAGCCGCTCGGGCACCTCGTGGTCGTCGCCGACCGCGCGCTCACCGACCTCGAGCGGGTCGCCCTGCGGCGCGCCGTCACCGCGGTCGCGCTGTCGATCAGCCGGCAGCAGGCGGTCTCGGCGGTGGAGAACAAGTACCGCGGCGACTTCCTGCGCGACGTGCTGCTCGGCCGGGCCGGCTCGGAGGAGTTCGTCCGCGAGCACGTCGCCGGCTTCGGCTGGGACCTCGGCGGGCCATCGATCGTGCTCGTCGCCCAGCTCGACCCCCCGCCGGCCGGCGAGCCGTCCGGGACGGTGGAGGAGCAGCGGCTGTGGCAGGAGCGCTTCGCCGACGCCTGGCGCCAGGTGCTCGGCGGGGTGTCCCGGGCCGTCCCGGTCGCGGACTTCGGGTCCGAGGTGGTCACGGTCCTGCCGGCGGAGGGCAGCGTGCCCGGCTCGGACCCGGTCCTGCGCCTGGTCCGCACGGTCGCCGGCGACAAGGGCGGCGGCCGCCGGCCGTTCTCGGTCGGCGTGGGGCGGCTGGCACGCGACGTACGCAGCCTGCCGGAGAGCTACGCGCAGGCCTACCGGGCCGTGGCCGTCGGCCGGCGGGTCCGCGGCGGGGGTACCACGACCTGGTTCGACGAGCTGGGCCTGCACCGGCTGATCGCGATGGTCCCCGACGACATGGAGCTGCGCGCCTTCGCCACCGACGTGCTCGGCGAGCTGGCCGGCCAGACCGAGGAGGCCGCCGCGCTGCGGGAGACCCTCCAGGTGCTGCTGTCGACGAACTTCAACGTCGCCGAGGCGGCGCGCCTGCAGTTCTTCCACTACAACACCATCCGCTACCGCGTGACCAAGCTCGAGCGGCTGCTCGGCCCGATCACCTCCGACCACAACCTGCGCCTCGACGTCGCGGTCGCGCTCAAGGTGCTCGAGGTCGTCGGCGGGTGA
- a CDS encoding uracil-xanthine permease family protein — protein sequence MSMFKWTQVDPAPGEAVGPMERLSWGKTIGLGAQHVVAMFGATFVFPLIMGLDANLAILFSGICTILFLLVVNNKVPSYLGTSGSFVSGVAAIRAQGGDSADVTGAILIAGVILLLVGVLVHYIGTNAIKRILPPAVTGAVVMLIGFNLAPVVANTYWPQDQWIALATAAFVVVAAVRFPGFWSRISIFLALIFGYALSFLTDVVFGQITSPDGTGTVTTRDRVNLSGLGDAPWFGLPTGDLADGVSKVHAPDFSLTFALLVIPAVIALIAENTGHVRAVAEMTGDDLDPYMGRALGADGAATALASAFGASPTTTYAENIGVMSATKVYSTAAYYVAAAVAIILGLCPKFGVVINAIPGGVLGGITVVLYGMIGLIGAKIWVDNRIDFGSPINMVPLAAGLIAGIGNVTLVMGDFELSGIALGTIMVIAFYHLVNIGRPRDHKTGAEDVTRAM from the coding sequence ATGTCGATGTTCAAGTGGACGCAGGTGGACCCTGCGCCCGGTGAGGCCGTCGGGCCGATGGAGCGCCTGAGCTGGGGCAAGACCATCGGTCTGGGTGCCCAGCACGTCGTGGCGATGTTCGGGGCGACGTTCGTCTTCCCGCTGATCATGGGGCTGGACGCCAACCTGGCGATCCTGTTCTCCGGTATCTGCACGATCCTGTTCCTGCTGGTCGTCAACAACAAGGTGCCCAGCTACCTCGGCACGAGCGGCTCGTTCGTCTCCGGTGTCGCCGCGATCCGCGCCCAGGGCGGCGACTCCGCCGACGTCACCGGCGCGATCCTCATCGCCGGTGTGATCCTGCTGCTGGTCGGCGTGCTGGTCCACTACATCGGCACCAACGCGATCAAGCGGATCCTGCCGCCGGCCGTCACCGGCGCCGTCGTCATGCTGATCGGCTTCAACCTCGCCCCGGTGGTCGCGAACACCTACTGGCCCCAGGACCAGTGGATCGCGCTGGCGACCGCCGCCTTCGTCGTCGTCGCCGCGGTGCGCTTCCCCGGCTTCTGGTCGCGGATCTCGATCTTCCTCGCGCTCATCTTCGGCTACGCGCTGTCGTTCCTGACCGACGTCGTCTTCGGGCAGATCACCTCGCCTGACGGCACCGGCACCGTCACCACCCGCGACCGGGTGAACCTCTCCGGCCTCGGCGACGCGCCGTGGTTCGGCCTGCCGACCGGCGACCTGGCCGACGGGGTCAGCAAGGTCCACGCGCCGGACTTCTCCCTGACCTTCGCGCTGCTGGTCATCCCGGCCGTCATCGCGCTCATCGCCGAGAACACCGGCCACGTCCGCGCCGTCGCGGAGATGACCGGGGACGACCTCGACCCCTACATGGGCCGCGCGCTCGGCGCCGACGGCGCCGCGACCGCCCTGGCCAGCGCCTTCGGTGCCTCGCCGACCACGACGTACGCCGAGAACATCGGCGTCATGTCGGCCACCAAGGTCTACTCGACCGCCGCCTACTACGTCGCCGCCGCCGTGGCGATCATCCTCGGTCTCTGCCCGAAGTTCGGCGTGGTCATCAACGCCATCCCGGGTGGCGTCCTCGGCGGCATCACCGTCGTCCTCTACGGCATGATCGGCCTCATCGGCGCCAAGATCTGGGTGGACAACCGGATCGACTTCGGCAGCCCGATCAACATGGTCCCGCTGGCGGCCGGCCTCATCGCCGGCATCGGCAACGTGACGCTGGTCATGGGCGACTTCGAGCTCAGCGGCATCGCGCTCGGCACGATCATGGTCATCGCCTTCTACCACCTGGTGAACATCGGTCGGCCCCGCGACCACAAGACCGGGGCCGAGGACGTCACCCGGGCCATGTAG
- a CDS encoding FAD binding domain-containing protein, with amino-acid sequence MKPTAFDYARPETLEEAVQALGSHPDSKVLAGGQSLVPLMSMRLAAPALLVDINGLPDLDHVTADASGVRIGALARHADVLASPDVRRVQPLVSLALANVAHPTIRNRGTTVGSIVHADAAAEMPMVLQLLDGSVDVVGPAGRRTIAAADLYVGPLESSLAHDEVAVEAFFPALPAGSGVAFEEISRRHGDYAMCGVAAVVAVEDGRVVSARAGYLSVSDVPVVVDLTEALAGAVDEPALARAAEAALAQLEPETDIHASAAYRAHLVTVLTARVLTAAHDHAREE; translated from the coding sequence GTGAAACCCACGGCGTTCGACTACGCCCGTCCGGAGACGTTGGAGGAGGCGGTCCAGGCCCTGGGCAGCCACCCCGACTCCAAGGTGCTCGCCGGCGGCCAGAGCCTCGTGCCGCTGATGTCGATGCGCCTCGCGGCCCCCGCGCTGCTGGTCGACATCAACGGCCTGCCGGATCTCGACCACGTCACCGCCGACGCCTCCGGCGTCCGGATCGGTGCCCTCGCCCGCCACGCCGACGTCCTGGCCTCGCCCGACGTACGCCGCGTGCAGCCCCTGGTCTCGCTCGCGCTGGCCAACGTGGCCCACCCGACCATCCGCAACCGCGGCACCACCGTCGGCTCGATCGTCCACGCCGACGCCGCCGCGGAGATGCCGATGGTGCTCCAGCTGCTCGACGGCTCGGTCGACGTCGTCGGCCCCGCCGGCCGCCGCACCATCGCCGCCGCCGACCTCTACGTCGGCCCGCTCGAGTCGAGCCTGGCCCACGACGAGGTCGCGGTCGAGGCGTTCTTCCCCGCGCTGCCCGCCGGTTCCGGCGTGGCGTTCGAGGAGATCTCGCGCCGCCACGGCGACTACGCCATGTGCGGCGTCGCCGCCGTCGTCGCCGTCGAGGACGGCCGGGTCGTCTCGGCCCGCGCCGGCTACCTGTCGGTCTCCGACGTGCCGGTCGTCGTCGACCTCACCGAGGCCCTCGCCGGCGCCGTCGACGAGCCCGCGCTGGCCCGGGCCGCCGAGGCCGCCCTGGCGCAGCTGGAGCCGGAGACCGACATCCATGCCTCCGCGGCGTACCGCGCGCACCTGGTCACAGTGCTGACCGCGCGCGTGCTGACCGCGGCCCACGACCACGCTCGGGAGGAGTGA
- a CDS encoding (2Fe-2S)-binding protein, which yields MAENPAGNPAGKTAEKTHDVRLEVNGVTHDVAVPARRLLSDALRQECGLTGTHVGCEHGVCGACTVLVDGRPVRSCLMFAVSAVGTEITTVEGLAEPDGSLNPVQQAFRECHGLQCGFCTPGFLTTVTAGLKENPCPTHEEAKEMVAGNLCRCTGYQNIVKAVERAAEIARGDAPAAPPPDGPDGGLEAASGEAEVARDDDASTTGLGA from the coding sequence GTGGCTGAGAACCCCGCAGGAAACCCCGCTGGGAAGACCGCTGAGAAGACCCACGACGTCCGGCTCGAGGTGAACGGCGTGACCCACGACGTCGCCGTCCCCGCCCGCCGGCTGCTGTCGGACGCCCTGCGCCAGGAGTGCGGCCTGACCGGCACGCACGTCGGCTGCGAGCACGGCGTCTGCGGCGCGTGCACCGTGCTGGTCGACGGCCGGCCGGTGCGCAGCTGCCTGATGTTCGCCGTCTCCGCGGTCGGCACCGAGATCACCACCGTCGAGGGGCTGGCCGAGCCGGACGGCTCGCTCAACCCCGTGCAGCAGGCCTTCCGGGAGTGCCACGGCCTCCAGTGCGGCTTCTGCACCCCCGGCTTCCTCACCACCGTCACCGCGGGCCTCAAGGAGAACCCCTGCCCGACGCACGAGGAGGCCAAGGAGATGGTGGCGGGCAACCTGTGCCGCTGCACCGGGTACCAGAACATCGTCAAGGCCGTCGAGCGCGCCGCGGAGATCGCCCGCGGCGACGCGCCGGCCGCGCCGCCCCCGGACGGCCCGGACGGCGGGCTCGAGGCGGCGAGCGGCGAGGCCGAGGTCGCCCGCGACGACGACGCATCGACGACGGGACTGGGCGCATGA
- the cutA gene encoding aerobic carbon-monoxide dehydrogenase large subunit: MTTKLMGEAVQRVEDDRLLRGGGQYVDDIDLGALHVAVLRSPHAHARILSVDVDAVLDVEGVHAVWTYDDLEGAMAEPLPLLIPHPTLTHGRTQYALARDEVNYVGEAIAIVVAEDRYVAEDAVAQIVVDYELLPAVVGIEAARAAEHLVHDDVPGNIAARSEQSNGDAEAAIAAAPHTLSLDFDIERSACMPMEGRGVTARWDTANGRLQVWTSTQTSTGVRAAVAAKLGLDLLQVDVITPDVGGGFGVKINHPWPEELLVSLAAQRLGRPVKFTEDRREHFISSAHERAQLHHVEVGFDDEGRLLGLDVRFWHDHGAYTPYGLIVPINASTQLVGPYKTGPYRVVFDSLYTNTVIVTPYRGAGRPQGCFVMERTMDAIAAYLGKDRADVREVNLIQPDEFPYDHGLVFQDGRETIYDSGDFPAMLEKIKTLVGWEGFPAYRAEMAAQGRRVGIGLAAYVEGTGAGPYEGAHVNIESSGKVKVATGLTSQGQGHQTAFAQIVADELGVPFEDVEITTGDTRRMAYAVGTFASRAAVMSGSAIHLAAKRAKEKVLRLASDALEADPEDLQIVDGVVSVKGSPGTSISLGTVAVLSNPLRYAFDEASKAATQFSVGDPTKPPVAEDDEPGLEGKDFYSPTRSTFASGMHAVIVETDPDTAEITILKYAVVHDCGTVINPMIVEGQIHGGVAQGVGGALYEKMAYDESGQLLNASFMDFLMPYVTEVPDSIDIDHLETPSPLNPLGIKGAGEAGVIPGSAAIAAAIEDAEGLPITAMPISPSELFELRAQHAVATTTPEENR; the protein is encoded by the coding sequence ATGACCACCAAGCTGATGGGCGAGGCCGTCCAGCGGGTCGAGGACGACCGGCTGCTCCGCGGCGGCGGGCAGTACGTCGACGACATCGACCTCGGCGCGCTGCACGTCGCGGTGCTGCGCAGCCCCCACGCCCACGCCCGCATCCTCTCCGTCGACGTCGACGCGGTGCTCGACGTCGAGGGCGTCCACGCGGTGTGGACCTACGACGACCTCGAGGGCGCGATGGCCGAGCCGCTGCCGCTGCTCATCCCGCACCCGACGCTGACCCACGGCCGCACGCAGTACGCCCTGGCCCGCGACGAGGTGAACTACGTCGGCGAGGCGATCGCGATCGTCGTCGCCGAGGACAGGTACGTCGCCGAGGACGCCGTCGCGCAGATCGTCGTGGACTACGAGCTGCTCCCGGCGGTGGTCGGCATCGAGGCCGCCCGCGCGGCCGAGCACCTGGTCCACGACGACGTGCCCGGCAACATCGCCGCCCGCTCGGAGCAGAGCAACGGCGACGCCGAGGCCGCGATCGCCGCCGCCCCGCACACCCTGTCGCTGGACTTCGACATCGAGCGCAGCGCCTGCATGCCGATGGAGGGACGCGGCGTCACCGCCCGCTGGGACACCGCCAACGGCCGGCTGCAGGTGTGGACCTCCACGCAGACCTCCACCGGCGTCCGCGCCGCCGTCGCCGCCAAGCTCGGCCTCGACCTGCTCCAGGTCGACGTGATCACCCCCGACGTGGGCGGCGGGTTCGGCGTCAAGATCAACCACCCCTGGCCCGAGGAGCTGCTGGTCTCGCTGGCTGCGCAGCGGCTGGGGCGGCCGGTGAAGTTCACCGAGGACCGCCGCGAGCACTTCATCTCCTCCGCGCACGAGCGCGCGCAGCTGCACCACGTCGAGGTCGGGTTCGACGACGAGGGCCGGCTGCTCGGGCTCGACGTCCGGTTCTGGCACGACCACGGCGCCTACACGCCGTACGGCCTGATCGTCCCGATCAACGCCTCGACCCAGCTGGTCGGGCCCTACAAGACCGGCCCCTACCGGGTCGTCTTCGACTCCCTGTACACCAACACCGTGATCGTCACGCCCTACCGGGGAGCGGGCCGGCCGCAGGGCTGCTTCGTGATGGAGCGGACGATGGACGCGATCGCCGCCTACCTCGGCAAGGACCGCGCCGACGTCCGCGAGGTCAACCTGATCCAGCCCGACGAGTTCCCCTACGACCACGGCCTGGTCTTCCAGGACGGTCGCGAGACGATCTACGACTCCGGGGACTTCCCGGCGATGCTGGAGAAGATCAAGACGCTGGTCGGCTGGGAGGGCTTCCCGGCCTACCGCGCCGAGATGGCCGCCCAGGGCCGCCGCGTCGGCATCGGCCTGGCGGCGTACGTCGAAGGCACCGGCGCGGGCCCCTACGAGGGCGCGCACGTCAACATCGAGAGCTCCGGCAAGGTCAAGGTCGCCACCGGCCTGACCAGCCAGGGCCAGGGCCACCAGACGGCGTTCGCGCAGATCGTGGCCGACGAGCTCGGCGTGCCGTTCGAGGACGTCGAGATCACCACCGGCGACACCCGCCGGATGGCGTACGCCGTCGGCACCTTCGCCTCCCGCGCGGCCGTGATGAGCGGCTCGGCGATCCACCTCGCCGCCAAGCGGGCCAAGGAGAAGGTGCTGCGGCTGGCCTCCGACGCGCTCGAGGCCGACCCCGAGGACCTGCAGATCGTCGACGGCGTCGTCTCGGTCAAGGGCTCCCCGGGCACCTCGATCTCGCTCGGGACGGTCGCGGTGCTCTCGAACCCGCTGCGCTACGCCTTCGACGAGGCGTCCAAGGCGGCCACGCAGTTCTCGGTCGGCGACCCGACCAAGCCACCGGTCGCCGAGGACGACGAGCCGGGCCTGGAGGGCAAGGACTTCTACTCGCCCACCCGCTCGACGTTCGCCTCGGGCATGCACGCCGTGATCGTCGAGACCGACCCCGACACCGCCGAGATCACGATCCTCAAGTACGCCGTCGTCCACGACTGCGGCACGGTCATCAACCCGATGATCGTCGAGGGCCAGATCCACGGCGGCGTCGCCCAGGGCGTCGGCGGGGCGCTCTACGAGAAGATGGCCTACGACGAGTCCGGCCAGCTGCTCAACGCCTCGTTCATGGACTTCCTGATGCCCTACGTCACCGAGGTCCCCGACTCCATCGACATCGACCACCTCGAGACCCCGTCCCCGCTCAACCCCCTGGGCATCAAGGGCGCCGGCGAGGCCGGCGTCATCCCCGGCTCCGCCGCCATCGCGGCCGCCATCGAGGACGCCGAGGGGCTGCCCATCACCGCCATGCCGATCTCGCCGTCGGAGCTCTTCGAGCTCCGCGCGCAGCACGCCGTGGCCACCACGACTCCGGAGGAGAACCGATGA